The Zingiber officinale cultivar Zhangliang chromosome 9A, Zo_v1.1, whole genome shotgun sequence genome window below encodes:
- the LOC122020193 gene encoding ALA-interacting subunit 1-like isoform X2: MGDNCFHTYWCHFCPHWCCSADGLQQVCIHGNTKDEKVAYIQNANTSKTCIITLTVPKDMDQPIYVYYQLDNFYQNHRRYVKSRNDAQLKDSDKANDTSGCDPEKTTPDGSPILPCGLIAWSLFNDTYSFSIGNQNLTVNKVGISWKSDRDHKFGDNVFPRNFQNGTMKGGASLNESIPLSQQEDLIVWMRTAALPTFRKPYGKIEQNLRVNETITVIIQNYYNTYSFSGKKKLVLSTSSWLGGKNDFTGIAYLTIGGLCFFLATAFTVVYLVKPRKLGDPSYLSWNRNPSGH, from the exons ATGG GTGATAACTGTTTTCACACTTATTGGTGTCATTTTTGTCCCCATTGGTGTTGCAGCGCTGATGGCCTCCAACAAG TTTGCATACATGGAAACACAAAGGATGAAAAGGTTGCATACATCCAGAATGCAAATACTAGCAAAACCTGCATTATAACACTCACG GTACCAAAAGACATGGATCAACCTATTTATGTCTACTACCAGCTCGATAACTTCTACCAGAACCATAGGAG ATATGTAAAGAGCCGAAATGATGCACAGCTCAAGGACTCTGACAAAGCAAATGATACTAGTGGTTGTGATCCTGAAAAGACTACACCTGATGGTTctccaattctcccttgcggtcttATTGCATGGAGTTTATTTAATGATACTTACAGTTTTTCCATTGGCAACCAAAATTTGACTGTGAACAAGGTGGGCATTTCTTGGAAAAGTGACAGGGATCATAAATTTGGAGATAATGTCTTTCCAAGGAACTTTCAGAATGGTACCATGAAAGGCGGTGCTTCACTTAATGAAAGCATACCA TTGAGTCAGCAGGAGGATCTCATTGTTTGGATGCGGACTGCTGCCCTTCCAACTTTCAGGAAGCCATATGGAAAAATAGAACAAAATCTTAGAGTAAATGAAACCATAACAGTGATAATACAGAATTATTACAATACATATAGTTTTAGTGGCAAGAAGAAGTTGGTTCTTTCCACCTCAAGCTGGCTTGGTGGAAAAAATGACTTTACTGGCATTGCATATCTCACAATTGGAGGACTATGCTTCTTTTTGGCCACTGCCTTTACTGTGGTATACTTGGTAAAGCCTAG
- the LOC122020193 gene encoding ALA-interacting subunit 1-like isoform X1 produces the protein MNNSAASTSSGSGDVPAPRRNSNRPKYSRFTQQELPACKPILTPRWVITVFTLIGVIFVPIGVAALMASNKVVEIVYRYDAVCIHGNTKDEKVAYIQNANTSKTCIITLTVPKDMDQPIYVYYQLDNFYQNHRRYVKSRNDAQLKDSDKANDTSGCDPEKTTPDGSPILPCGLIAWSLFNDTYSFSIGNQNLTVNKVGISWKSDRDHKFGDNVFPRNFQNGTMKGGASLNESIPLSQQEDLIVWMRTAALPTFRKPYGKIEQNLRVNETITVIIQNYYNTYSFSGKKKLVLSTSSWLGGKNDFTGIAYLTIGGLCFFLATAFTVVYLVKPRKLGDPSYLSWNRNPSGH, from the exons ATGAATAATTCTGCTGCTAGCACGAGCTCTGGATCGGGGGATGTACCGGCTCCCAGGCGGAATTCCAACAGGCCGAAGT ATTCCAGGTTTACACAGCAAGAGCTACCAGCTTGTAAACCAATCCTTACTCCAAGATGG GTGATAACTGTTTTCACACTTATTGGTGTCATTTTTGTCCCCATTGGTGTTGCAGCGCTGATGGCCTCCAACAAG GTTGTTGAAATTGTATATCGTTATGATGCAGTTTGCATACATGGAAACACAAAGGATGAAAAGGTTGCATACATCCAGAATGCAAATACTAGCAAAACCTGCATTATAACACTCACG GTACCAAAAGACATGGATCAACCTATTTATGTCTACTACCAGCTCGATAACTTCTACCAGAACCATAGGAG ATATGTAAAGAGCCGAAATGATGCACAGCTCAAGGACTCTGACAAAGCAAATGATACTAGTGGTTGTGATCCTGAAAAGACTACACCTGATGGTTctccaattctcccttgcggtcttATTGCATGGAGTTTATTTAATGATACTTACAGTTTTTCCATTGGCAACCAAAATTTGACTGTGAACAAGGTGGGCATTTCTTGGAAAAGTGACAGGGATCATAAATTTGGAGATAATGTCTTTCCAAGGAACTTTCAGAATGGTACCATGAAAGGCGGTGCTTCACTTAATGAAAGCATACCA TTGAGTCAGCAGGAGGATCTCATTGTTTGGATGCGGACTGCTGCCCTTCCAACTTTCAGGAAGCCATATGGAAAAATAGAACAAAATCTTAGAGTAAATGAAACCATAACAGTGATAATACAGAATTATTACAATACATATAGTTTTAGTGGCAAGAAGAAGTTGGTTCTTTCCACCTCAAGCTGGCTTGGTGGAAAAAATGACTTTACTGGCATTGCATATCTCACAATTGGAGGACTATGCTTCTTTTTGGCCACTGCCTTTACTGTGGTATACTTGGTAAAGCCTAG